Proteins from a genomic interval of Cryptosporangium aurantiacum:
- a CDS encoding PH domain-containing protein yields the protein MSDEAVRRWRVPIAVPVAKFVVAGVLVVAVVTIARDLVGAVLGLLVAGGLSLSGLRDVLVPVRLEADAEGVTVLSGLSGRRRYPWAVIDRIRVDRRRRLLGRSTMLEIDVDDDLYFLTQYELGAPPAEVAEELATFRTGR from the coding sequence GTGAGTGACGAGGCAGTCCGCCGGTGGCGGGTACCCATCGCTGTTCCGGTCGCGAAGTTCGTCGTGGCCGGTGTGCTGGTGGTGGCCGTCGTCACAATCGCCCGCGACCTGGTCGGTGCCGTGCTCGGGCTCCTCGTGGCGGGAGGGCTGAGCCTGTCCGGGCTGCGTGACGTCCTCGTGCCGGTCCGTCTGGAGGCCGACGCCGAGGGCGTCACCGTGCTGTCCGGGCTGTCCGGGCGGCGTCGCTACCCGTGGGCGGTCATCGATCGGATTCGCGTCGATCGACGTCGTCGTCTGCTGGGGCGCTCGACGATGCTCGAGATCGACGTCGACGACGACCTGTACTTCCTGACCCAGTACGAGTTGGGGGCACCGCCGGCCGAGGTAGCGGAGGAGCTGGCGACCTTCCGCACCGGTCGCTAG
- a CDS encoding peptidylprolyl isomerase gives MADDLYATLHTNFGPITIKLFPNHAPKTVRNFVGLAEGSIDWTHPRTGERGQRKLYDGTIFHRVIDGFMIQGGDPIGTGTGGPGYQFADEFHPDLVFNKPYLLAMANAGPGTNGSQFFITVGPTPHLNRRHTIFGEVVDAESQKVVDAIAQAPTGRGDRPVQDAVIESVTIEQRPA, from the coding sequence GTGGCCGACGATCTTTACGCCACTCTGCACACGAATTTCGGGCCGATCACGATCAAGCTGTTCCCGAACCACGCGCCGAAGACCGTGCGCAACTTCGTGGGCCTGGCAGAAGGCAGCATCGACTGGACCCACCCGCGGACTGGTGAGCGTGGCCAGCGGAAGCTGTACGACGGCACGATCTTCCACCGCGTCATCGACGGGTTCATGATCCAGGGCGGCGACCCGATCGGCACCGGCACCGGTGGCCCGGGTTACCAGTTCGCCGACGAGTTCCACCCCGACCTCGTGTTCAACAAGCCCTACCTGCTCGCGATGGCGAACGCCGGGCCGGGGACGAACGGCTCCCAGTTCTTCATCACGGTGGGGCCGACGCCGCACCTGAACCGGCGCCACACGATCTTCGGTGAGGTCGTCGACGCGGAGAGCCAGAAGGTCGTCGACGCGATCGCACAGGCTCCGACCGGCCGCGGTGACCGCCCGGTTCAGGACGCCGTGATCGAGAGCGTGACGATCGAGCAACGCCCGGCCTAA
- a CDS encoding magnesium and cobalt transport protein CorA, whose protein sequence is MVNSEIRPTEAHSDRQRSRPMARALAAPVRTLGKVLPRPLGGPTTAADSHPSRSPGSAIVDCGLYIDGVRRPGRMDYVAALEAAKRNDNAFVWLGLHDATADEFSDIAKTFGLHELAVEDTIVAFARPKLERYADVTFVVIKTARYIRSGALTATSEVVETGDVMLFLGERFAITVRHGDACRLRGVRANLEQRDDLVRQGPWAVFHAVVDQIVDRYVEVVDAIEDDIDELEASVFDNSNVDIPRIYKLKREVVELKRAVLPLARPLESLVSGAVMSVPQEIRRYIRDVADHHSRVVDQIASFDDLLNSILQASLAQAGIQQNNDMRKISAWAAIGVVPTAVAGIYGMNFDYMPELTWRFGYPMVLFIIFVICFSLYRLFKKSEWL, encoded by the coding sequence ATGGTCAACAGTGAAATCCGGCCCACAGAGGCGCACTCCGATCGGCAGCGATCGCGGCCGATGGCACGGGCGCTGGCCGCGCCGGTCCGGACGCTCGGCAAGGTGCTGCCGCGTCCGTTGGGTGGCCCCACGACCGCCGCCGACTCGCATCCCTCCCGATCGCCCGGCTCGGCGATCGTCGACTGCGGCCTCTACATCGACGGCGTCCGCCGTCCCGGCCGGATGGACTACGTCGCCGCGCTGGAGGCCGCCAAGCGCAACGACAACGCGTTCGTCTGGCTGGGCCTGCACGACGCGACCGCGGACGAGTTCTCCGACATCGCGAAGACGTTCGGCCTGCACGAACTCGCCGTCGAGGACACGATCGTCGCGTTTGCTCGCCCCAAGCTCGAGCGCTACGCCGACGTCACGTTCGTCGTGATCAAAACCGCCCGCTACATCCGCAGCGGCGCGCTCACCGCGACCAGCGAGGTCGTCGAGACCGGCGACGTGATGCTGTTCCTCGGCGAGCGCTTCGCGATCACCGTGCGGCACGGCGACGCCTGCCGGCTCCGCGGCGTACGCGCGAACCTGGAGCAGCGCGACGACCTCGTCCGGCAGGGGCCGTGGGCGGTGTTCCACGCCGTCGTCGACCAGATCGTCGACCGGTACGTCGAGGTGGTCGACGCGATCGAGGACGACATCGACGAGCTGGAAGCCAGCGTCTTCGACAACTCGAACGTCGACATCCCGCGGATCTACAAGCTCAAGCGCGAGGTCGTGGAGCTCAAGCGGGCCGTGCTACCGCTCGCGCGGCCGCTGGAGAGCCTGGTCAGCGGCGCGGTGATGAGCGTCCCGCAGGAGATCCGGCGCTACATCCGCGACGTCGCCGACCACCACAGCCGCGTCGTCGACCAGATCGCGAGCTTCGACGACCTGCTGAACTCGATCCTGCAGGCGAGCCTGGCGCAGGCGGGCATCCAGCAGAACAACGACATGCGGAAGATCTCCGCGTGGGCGGCGATCGGCGTCGTACCCACCGCGGTGGCCGGCATCTACGGCATGAACTTCGACTACATGCCGGAGCTGACCTGGCGGTTCGGCTATCCGATGGTGCTCTTCATCATCTTCGTGATCTGTTTCAGCCTCTATCGGCTGTTCAAAAAATCCGAGTGGTTGTGA
- a CDS encoding DLW-39 family protein, with amino-acid sequence MWKKALVLAAIAGIAVVAAKKFKEASDERELWHEATTAPDHR; translated from the coding sequence ATGTGGAAGAAGGCGCTCGTGCTCGCGGCCATCGCGGGCATCGCCGTTGTGGCTGCCAAGAAGTTCAAGGAAGCCAGCGACGAGCGTGAGCTCTGGCACGAAGCCACCACGGCGCCCGACCACCGCTGA
- a CDS encoding DUF881 domain-containing protein, which translates to MLFATSAETSKGSDLRGGRRDQLAELIRRGNTEVAASERRAAELRRSVDEATRSRTRTDARLEGPQREVDALTGPAGLGKVRGPSLTVKLDDAPRRPGGVLPPGANADDVVVHQQDVQAVVNALWAGGAEAMTIMGIRVISTSAVRCVGNTLLLHGRTFSPAFVITAIGNVSSMRAALDASRGVWLFRQAARAWNLGYTVGDPQVVTLPAYDGPTGLTHATNPSR; encoded by the coding sequence GTGTTGTTCGCCACGAGCGCCGAGACCTCGAAGGGTTCCGATCTTCGAGGCGGTCGCCGAGATCAGCTCGCGGAGTTGATCCGACGCGGTAACACTGAGGTGGCAGCATCTGAACGTCGGGCCGCCGAGCTTCGTCGTTCAGTTGATGAGGCCACACGTTCGCGCACGCGCACCGACGCCCGCCTGGAAGGCCCGCAGCGGGAGGTCGACGCACTAACCGGGCCGGCAGGGCTCGGCAAAGTTCGCGGACCGTCGCTCACGGTCAAGCTCGACGACGCCCCGCGTCGGCCCGGCGGTGTGTTGCCGCCCGGTGCCAACGCAGACGACGTGGTCGTGCACCAACAGGATGTGCAGGCGGTGGTGAACGCACTATGGGCGGGTGGCGCGGAGGCTATGACGATTATGGGGATCAGGGTGATCTCTACCAGCGCCGTCCGGTGCGTGGGCAACACCCTCCTCCTGCACGGGAGAACGTTCTCGCCGGCGTTCGTGATCACCGCGATTGGCAACGTCTCGTCGATGCGGGCCGCCCTCGACGCGTCGCGCGGGGTGTGGCTGTTCCGCCAAGCGGCTCGCGCATGGAACCTGGGGTATACGGTTGGCGACCCCCAAGTCGTCACGCTGCCGGCGTACGACGGTCCCACCGGATTGACCCACGCGACGAACCCGAGTCGCTGA
- a CDS encoding DUF3566 domain-containing protein — translation MSQASRPATASVSPPAAHAVGGTPQAAAASAAPVSGGSAGQPSGAAAPPRVQVGEAVRSARQTVSAAASRGPRRARLQLKKVDPWSVMKFSFAVSLVLFIASVVATSILYMVLGALGVWDSLNDTISTVTAGQDGSQGVDLAITAKMVIGGSALLGAVNMVLFTALATLGAFIYNVCADLVGGVELTLAERNQ, via the coding sequence GTGTCGCAGGCGAGCCGTCCGGCCACCGCGTCGGTCAGCCCGCCGGCCGCGCACGCCGTGGGTGGTACGCCGCAGGCTGCCGCCGCCAGCGCGGCGCCCGTCTCCGGCGGCTCAGCGGGCCAGCCGAGCGGCGCTGCGGCCCCGCCCAGGGTCCAGGTCGGAGAGGCCGTCCGTTCGGCGCGTCAGACCGTCTCGGCGGCCGCGAGCCGGGGTCCGCGCCGGGCCCGGCTGCAGCTGAAGAAGGTCGACCCCTGGTCGGTGATGAAGTTCTCGTTCGCAGTGTCGCTGGTGCTGTTCATCGCGTCCGTGGTGGCCACGTCGATCCTCTACATGGTCCTCGGGGCGCTGGGTGTCTGGGACAGCCTCAACGACACGATCAGCACGGTCACGGCCGGCCAGGACGGCAGCCAGGGCGTCGACCTGGCGATCACCGCGAAGATGGTGATCGGTGGATCGGCCCTGCTCGGAGCGGTGAACATGGTCCTGTTCACCGCGTTGGCGACGCTGGGCGCGTTCATCTACAACGTGTGTGCCGACCTGGTCGGCGGCGTCGAGCTGACGCTGGCCGAGCGCAACCAGTAG
- a CDS encoding rhomboid family intramembrane serine protease yields the protein MTEDSARTTATPVCYRHPDRSTYVSCVRCDRPICPDCMQPASVGFQCPECVREGRKTTTQARTVFGGGLSGEQGTVTRTLVIINVAAWVLTLVAAVLTGEVGLRQLGRFVIFGGITGVTEWGAAVPAYSCGFAGEVCGGIASGEFWRLLTADFLHYGLIHLAFNMYALWILGRECERLLGRGRFLALYLFAGVGGSVAVYLFSPLNEASAGASASIFGLLGAMFFFLRRLRADPRGLVFLIVLNFSLGFVVANISIWGHIGGFVVGAAVGALMAYLPSGPNRARLQWMALSAVGAALLILVALRTASFGIL from the coding sequence GTGACCGAGGACAGCGCGCGGACCACCGCGACGCCCGTGTGCTACCGGCACCCGGACCGCAGCACTTACGTCTCGTGTGTCCGGTGTGACCGGCCGATCTGCCCCGACTGCATGCAGCCGGCCTCGGTGGGATTCCAGTGCCCGGAGTGCGTCCGCGAGGGCCGTAAGACGACGACGCAGGCGCGCACGGTCTTCGGCGGTGGCCTCTCCGGCGAGCAGGGAACGGTCACCCGCACGCTGGTCATCATCAACGTCGCCGCATGGGTGTTGACGCTCGTCGCCGCGGTGCTCACCGGTGAGGTGGGGCTGCGGCAGCTCGGCCGCTTCGTGATCTTCGGCGGCATCACCGGCGTCACCGAATGGGGCGCGGCGGTGCCCGCCTACTCGTGCGGTTTCGCCGGTGAGGTCTGCGGCGGGATAGCGTCGGGTGAGTTCTGGCGGTTGCTGACCGCCGACTTCCTGCACTACGGGCTGATCCACCTGGCCTTCAACATGTACGCCCTGTGGATACTCGGCCGTGAGTGCGAACGTCTGCTCGGCCGTGGACGCTTTCTGGCGCTCTACCTGTTCGCCGGCGTCGGCGGATCGGTGGCCGTCTACCTGTTCTCGCCGCTGAACGAGGCGTCCGCCGGTGCGTCCGCGTCGATCTTCGGCCTGCTCGGCGCGATGTTCTTCTTCCTGCGCCGGCTCCGTGCCGACCCGCGCGGGCTGGTGTTCCTGATCGTCCTGAACTTCAGCCTGGGCTTCGTGGTCGCCAACATCAGCATCTGGGGCCACATCGGCGGGTTCGTCGTCGGCGCGGCCGTCGGCGCCCTGATGGCCTACCTACCGTCCGGGCCCAACCGGGCACGGCTCCAGTGGATGGCGCTGAGTGCCGTCGGTGCCGCGCTGCTCATCCTGGTCGCGCTGCGGACCGCGTCCTTCGGCATCCTCTAG
- a CDS encoding TetR/AcrR family transcriptional regulator, producing the protein MLVTPAKPRRRDEILTIAVDLFARRGYHGVSMDDIGAAAGVTGPALYHHFAGKEAMLAAAFTPVSEHLLTEGRRRTAAADTPVAALQSLIAFHVDFALGNPAVISLYLHEIDRLPEDSRRTIRRLQRLYVEEWVAVLGNVRPEWDRPQARAAAHAAFGLMNATPFLDDELERADAAELLGHLTLNALLPH; encoded by the coding sequence GTGCTCGTAACCCCGGCCAAGCCCAGGCGCCGCGACGAGATCCTCACGATCGCGGTAGACCTGTTCGCACGCCGTGGGTACCACGGGGTCTCGATGGACGACATCGGCGCCGCAGCGGGGGTCACCGGCCCGGCGTTGTACCACCACTTCGCCGGCAAGGAAGCGATGCTCGCCGCCGCGTTCACGCCGGTGAGCGAGCATCTGCTGACCGAAGGACGCCGCCGGACCGCGGCCGCGGATACCCCGGTCGCCGCCCTGCAGTCGTTGATCGCTTTCCACGTCGACTTCGCGCTCGGCAACCCGGCCGTGATCAGCCTCTATCTGCACGAGATCGACCGCTTACCGGAGGACAGCAGGCGGACGATCCGTCGCCTCCAGCGTCTGTATGTCGAGGAGTGGGTGGCGGTCCTCGGGAACGTGCGGCCGGAGTGGGACCGGCCGCAGGCCCGGGCCGCCGCTCACGCGGCATTCGGCCTGATGAACGCGACCCCGTTCCTCGATGACGAACTCGAGCGCGCCGACGCCGCAGAACTGCTCGGCCACCTCACGCTGAACGCCCTACTCCCGCACTGA
- a CDS encoding sodium:solute symporter family protein, whose amino-acid sequence MTTELAAKLDVNGIDYTILGIYFAIVIAIGLLARRAVATSEDFFLSGRALPAWVTGLAFVAANLGALEILGMAANGAEYGISTVHFYWIGAVPAMVFLGLVLMPFYYSTRVHSVPEYLRRRFNRPTHAFNALTFAVASVLTAGVNLYALGLIIQSLLGWPLWLAIFISAFFVLIYITLGGLSGAIYTEVLQFFVILAGLIPLVVVGLSAVGGWGGLKDKVTENTDIGAAAFSQWGGTAVGNATNPLGDWIGIVFGLGFVLSFGYWTTNFAEVQRALSAKDLSAAQRTPLIGAFPKIFIPALTIIPGLVALVLIPKLGQNGGPTYNDAIPELMAKFLPNGVLGIALTGLLAAFMAGMAANVSSFNTVFTYDLWRPYVVKDRPDRYYLQVGRIITVIGILIGIGTAFIAAGFSNIMNYVQALFSFFNAPLFATFIVGVFWKRMTPWAGFAGLVSGTAAAVFAYLTLNNKLGIPEIVHIESIQSRNFWGAVAAFVVDVVVTVIVTMLTKPKPLDEVKGLVWGVPDPDNPDAADAQKVRRWWESPKLLGFTALGITAVLSLIFL is encoded by the coding sequence ATGACGACCGAGCTAGCGGCAAAACTCGATGTCAACGGCATCGACTACACGATCCTCGGCATCTACTTCGCCATCGTCATCGCGATCGGGTTGCTCGCCCGGCGTGCGGTCGCGACCAGCGAGGACTTCTTCCTGTCGGGCCGTGCACTCCCCGCGTGGGTCACTGGGTTAGCGTTCGTCGCCGCCAACCTCGGCGCGCTGGAGATCCTCGGCATGGCCGCGAACGGCGCCGAGTACGGCATCTCCACCGTGCACTTCTATTGGATCGGCGCAGTTCCGGCGATGGTCTTCCTCGGCCTGGTGCTGATGCCGTTCTACTACAGCACCCGGGTCCACAGCGTCCCCGAATACCTGCGCCGGAGGTTCAACCGGCCGACGCACGCGTTCAACGCGCTGACGTTCGCCGTGGCGTCGGTCCTCACCGCGGGCGTCAACCTTTACGCGCTCGGCCTGATCATCCAGAGCCTGCTCGGCTGGCCGCTCTGGTTGGCGATCTTCATCTCGGCGTTCTTCGTCCTGATCTACATCACGCTCGGCGGTCTCTCCGGCGCGATCTACACCGAGGTGCTGCAGTTCTTCGTCATCCTCGCCGGCCTGATCCCGCTGGTCGTCGTCGGCCTCTCCGCGGTCGGCGGCTGGGGTGGCCTGAAGGACAAGGTCACCGAAAACACCGACATCGGGGCCGCGGCGTTCAGCCAGTGGGGCGGTACGGCGGTCGGCAACGCCACCAACCCGCTCGGTGACTGGATCGGCATCGTCTTCGGTCTAGGGTTCGTGCTCTCGTTCGGCTATTGGACGACGAACTTCGCCGAGGTGCAGCGCGCACTCTCCGCCAAGGACCTCTCGGCCGCCCAGCGCACACCGCTGATCGGCGCGTTCCCGAAGATCTTCATCCCGGCGCTGACGATCATCCCGGGGCTCGTGGCGCTCGTCCTGATCCCGAAGCTCGGCCAGAACGGCGGCCCGACCTACAACGACGCAATCCCGGAACTGATGGCGAAGTTCCTGCCGAACGGCGTCCTCGGTATCGCGCTGACTGGTCTGCTGGCGGCGTTCATGGCCGGTATGGCCGCCAACGTCAGCTCGTTCAACACGGTGTTCACCTACGACCTGTGGCGGCCGTACGTCGTCAAGGACCGGCCGGACCGGTACTACCTGCAGGTGGGCCGCATCATCACGGTCATCGGCATCCTGATCGGCATCGGCACCGCGTTCATCGCCGCCGGTTTCTCGAACATCATGAACTACGTCCAGGCGTTGTTCTCGTTCTTCAACGCGCCGCTGTTCGCGACGTTCATCGTCGGCGTGTTCTGGAAGCGGATGACGCCCTGGGCTGGTTTCGCAGGTCTTGTCTCCGGCACCGCGGCCGCGGTGTTCGCGTACCTGACGCTCAACAACAAGCTCGGCATCCCGGAGATCGTGCACATCGAGTCGATCCAGAGCCGCAACTTCTGGGGGGCGGTCGCCGCGTTCGTGGTGGACGTCGTGGTCACCGTGATTGTCACGATGCTCACCAAGCCGAAGCCGCTGGACGAGGTCAAGGGCCTGGTCTGGGGCGTTCCCGACCCGGACAACCCGGACGCCGCCGATGCTCAGAAGGTCCGCCGCTGGTGGGAGTCGCCGAAGCTGCTCGGTTTCACCGCACTTGGCATCACAGCCGTCCTGTCGTTGATCTTCCTCTGA
- a CDS encoding cell division protein CrgA, translating to MPKSRVRKKKVYTPPTDVRPAATTTAKRAKPSPRWVPGVAIALIVAGIAWLVTYYMTQGEYPVAELSAWNLAIGFGMLVASLGVFTQWR from the coding sequence GTGCCGAAGTCACGCGTACGCAAGAAGAAGGTCTACACGCCGCCGACGGATGTCCGGCCGGCCGCCACCACCACCGCAAAGCGGGCGAAACCCAGCCCGCGGTGGGTACCCGGGGTGGCAATCGCGCTGATCGTCGCCGGGATCGCGTGGCTGGTGACCTATTACATGACACAAGGCGAGTACCCCGTCGCCGAGCTGTCCGCCTGGAACCTCGCCATCGGTTTCGGGATGCTCGTCGCCAGCCTGGGTGTGTTCACCCAGTGGCGGTAA
- a CDS encoding LCP family protein: MAVGLQEARSATPAEPPSPASSRSPLPPKKPKAPPWAKVCVILGTVLVVLAGGTLTAAYGLSQRYESKLKRADILGDLSEEQSTYTEGPLNFLILGSDNRTQDESFAQNEGTRSDTIMLAHVDKTLSKSYIVSIPRDSYVDIPASDDGKWEGGKNKINAAYQYGGPALTAKTVQQLTGIELNGAFLLDFNSVRKLVGIVGGVEVCIPFSMSSIHTDRVWKKGCNFLTADGAQDFMRQRKSVPGGDFGRIQNQQRVVLAVAKKMTTKGVLTDPVKLDRLLTTVAESVTVDENVDLPDLALGLKKLRPTSLRCTTVPFTTDQLPTPYGVSVELDEVKGEELFAAMRNDTMDAYLAANPPQAAGGTTASTGTCS; this comes from the coding sequence ATGGCAGTAGGCCTGCAGGAGGCGCGGTCGGCCACGCCGGCCGAACCACCGAGTCCGGCCTCCTCCCGCTCCCCGCTTCCGCCAAAAAAGCCGAAGGCACCGCCGTGGGCGAAGGTCTGCGTGATCCTGGGCACGGTGCTGGTCGTCCTCGCGGGCGGCACGCTCACCGCCGCCTACGGGCTCAGCCAACGCTACGAGAGCAAGCTGAAGCGCGCGGATATTCTGGGTGACCTCTCGGAGGAGCAGTCCACCTACACCGAGGGCCCGCTGAACTTCCTCATCCTCGGTTCCGACAACCGCACCCAGGACGAGTCGTTCGCGCAGAACGAGGGCACGCGGTCGGACACGATCATGCTCGCCCACGTCGACAAGACGCTCAGCAAGTCCTACATCGTCTCGATCCCGCGAGACAGCTACGTCGACATCCCCGCGTCCGACGACGGCAAGTGGGAGGGCGGCAAGAACAAGATCAACGCCGCCTACCAGTACGGTGGCCCGGCGCTGACCGCGAAGACCGTCCAGCAGCTCACCGGTATCGAGCTCAACGGCGCGTTCCTGCTCGACTTCAACAGCGTCCGCAAGCTGGTCGGCATCGTCGGTGGCGTCGAGGTCTGCATCCCGTTCTCGATGAGCTCGATCCACACCGATCGAGTCTGGAAGAAGGGCTGCAACTTCCTCACGGCCGACGGCGCGCAGGACTTCATGCGTCAGCGTAAGAGCGTTCCCGGTGGTGACTTCGGCCGCATCCAGAACCAACAGCGCGTCGTCCTGGCGGTCGCGAAGAAGATGACCACCAAGGGTGTCCTGACCGACCCGGTCAAACTCGACCGGCTGCTCACGACCGTGGCCGAGTCGGTGACCGTCGACGAGAACGTCGACCTGCCCGACCTCGCGCTCGGACTGAAGAAGCTGCGTCCGACGAGCCTGCGCTGCACGACGGTTCCGTTCACTACCGACCAGCTCCCGACGCCGTACGGTGTTTCGGTCGAGCTGGACGAGGTCAAGGGCGAGGAGCTGTTCGCCGCGATGCGCAACGACACGATGGACGCCTACCTGGCCGCGAACCCACCGCAGGCCGCCGGCGGGACGACGGCGTCCACCGGCACGTGCTCGTAA